In a single window of the Flavivirga spongiicola genome:
- a CDS encoding DUF1552 domain-containing protein, with protein sequence MGRKSWHLDRRTFIKGLGAACMLPYLECMGMGTLTSFSAPKAPKRLCFLYFPNGVSMSPGADSKHQEWNWFPHKTGADYKFTNSLAPLESHRKNISVLGGLSHPNSRNVLGHMAGDTWLTGGDLRGDKYLNTISIDQIAAQKFAKYTRIPSLTLSTDGGVGYKSRASTLSFDSTGKAIPSEHRQREIFERYFSPTGGATSAERRKSLQQDKKIVDLVLEDSKRLKKQLGYNDNIKLDEYMSSLNSIEEQVKRNEKWLDIPMKDFDASYINLNVDATVNPEAYLRSTMDLMILGMQTDLSRVMTFMMGREDGMGLFDAFPKLTLNLTGHHSMTHDRATGYQERLGKYDQWMTKQFAYFLDRMENTHDEHGSLLENTLVLYGSACCSTHNANNYPLVLAGGSKLGVKHGSYEVFDPKKVHMADLFVSMLNKIGIETETFADSTGELPSI encoded by the coding sequence ATGGGTAGAAAATCATGGCATTTAGATCGTAGAACATTTATAAAAGGTTTAGGAGCAGCTTGTATGCTACCTTATTTAGAATGTATGGGCATGGGAACTCTAACAAGTTTCTCTGCGCCTAAAGCTCCCAAAAGGCTTTGCTTTTTGTATTTTCCGAATGGCGTAAGTATGTCTCCAGGAGCAGACTCCAAACATCAAGAATGGAATTGGTTTCCACATAAAACAGGTGCAGATTATAAGTTTACAAATTCATTAGCTCCATTAGAATCACATCGAAAAAACATATCTGTTCTGGGGGGGTTAAGTCACCCAAATAGTCGAAACGTTTTAGGCCATATGGCTGGAGACACCTGGCTTACAGGAGGAGACTTAAGAGGAGATAAGTATTTAAATACTATTTCTATCGATCAAATTGCCGCACAAAAATTTGCTAAGTATACTAGAATTCCGTCGTTAACATTATCTACAGATGGTGGCGTTGGTTATAAATCAAGGGCTTCTACTTTATCATTTGACTCTACAGGAAAAGCCATTCCTTCAGAACACCGTCAAAGAGAAATTTTTGAACGCTATTTTTCCCCAACCGGTGGTGCTACATCTGCAGAAAGACGTAAAAGTTTACAACAAGATAAAAAAATTGTTGATTTAGTTTTAGAAGATAGTAAGCGACTTAAAAAACAATTGGGTTATAACGATAATATTAAGTTAGACGAATATATGTCTTCTTTAAACTCGATAGAAGAGCAGGTAAAAAGAAACGAAAAATGGTTAGATATTCCCATGAAAGATTTTGATGCTTCTTATATTAACCTAAATGTAGATGCTACCGTAAATCCTGAAGCTTATCTCCGCTCAACAATGGATTTAATGATTCTTGGTATGCAAACTGATTTATCGCGTGTCATGACATTCATGATGGGACGGGAAGACGGTATGGGACTTTTTGATGCTTTTCCTAAACTAACCCTAAACTTAACCGGGCACCATAGCATGACACATGATAGAGCAACTGGTTATCAAGAACGATTAGGAAAGTATGATCAATGGATGACTAAGCAATTTGCTTATTTCTTAGATCGCATGGAAAACACCCATGACGAACATGGTTCTTTATTGGAGAATACTTTAGTTTTATATGGTAGTGCTTGTTGCTCCACACACAATGCAAACAACTACCCACTAGTTCTTGCTGGTGGTTCAAAACTTGGAGTCAAACATGGTTCTTATGAAGTCTTTGATCCTAAAAAAGTCCATATGGCCGATTTGTTTGTAAGTATGTTAAACAAAATTGGTATTGAAACAGAAACCTTTGCTGATAGTACAGGAGAATTACCTTCAATTTAA
- a CDS encoding DUF1592 domain-containing protein gives MKKTLLSVVSLTLVLFGLILVPINTDETNEVFTFFGNFHPIILHLPIGALIGVFVLEIVNFIKPQLKLDNANKILLWFSAISLIPAVVFGFFLASSGGYNEDVLSFHKWLGWVTALLCIWLLVFRLWAYTKSDKHIRAYQGILFINVILLSFAGHYGGTLTHGSNYLTKDMPSKLKDFFGIEKTEAESILSSIKELKETNGGHEINEAFVFADTIHPIMDKNCFECHNANKQKGDLRLDNVGWEMISAKNVKKWKSVFEEIKAGNMPPEEEEPLTDNERHSILNWITRSLDSVKPELKKQIAEIEKQEAKAEAEKQELALALKENMLMAEPTEASLKYVNEIQPILDKYCYQCHGPTKQKGSMRLDVLNWDMVHGGDAEKWDSALDEINAGNMPPKKKAQLTDEERRMVVDWITNSLEHAADKKSVTNKNVTRRLTKSQYTNTLNQLLELPINFGNVLPDDGKSKMGFSNNGDVLQISSLHIDYYQKIAREALDKAIVHGPKPKSKKYKITFGKGIGEDKVAAEFGGYQSAAIKHEDFKVDLYDDKGVNFDVTDTIKKRIGVDMRGSASDRYAVENDGMILYSALPHKDVPPRSWQGPSPNVKMLIKNNYPRSGNFVLRVDASKGYGISMREGLIDLRENKPAKVTSGTINLLAIKSVNKTNLVLKDSLLVPVRIDAMTSSYSVIEIPNDSFYQVDLVHPYVSQENMPSFLLKIGEFNKIEERLQLPTTLENEKDIVTPVTLAYLRKGKYRIKVGGDFFVGYKNIRFTPLPEDSEIPKALKLEIEKNQSQYKDLIPSIKAFVATRTDDGMDYNTFDVSKEVDSKAGDFKTFEFIGQLENLPVPVYDPIETEPFSNTMIVGLWNNHLVKKRGENGPALLVKSMELEAPYHPIWPPKSHSTIFFDSPNKNNYQVYTAEVLKKFMEKAFRRPLVEGELERYFNFWNSIKGDFKVYEDSVKEVLVAILCSPNFLYLLESEKSAPKMFNEDYYLASKMAYFLWNSPPDEKLTELASIGMLKNELPEQIGRMIESPKTLKMIEAFAYEWLRVDRLKGMSINVNLYPDFTRFVKEDMAQETYSFIHYILKENKSILNFIDSDFAMLNQNLAEFYGIDGVIGNYFRPVSIPKEKNRGGLLSQGAFLTGHSDGVHAHPIKRAVWLKEKILGDAPPPPPPNVPELDPETPGFENLTLKEQLELHRNKVSCIDCHLKIDPYGVAFENYDAVGRFQKKYKGNPIDSKSKLPDGTVVEGIKGIKNYLLTKKKDAFTKSLVEHLFAYALGRDVSFSDDKELNAIVEKVKTDGYKFKTVLEEIIKSDSFLKKINNKGNTIAKNE, from the coding sequence ATGAAAAAAACATTACTGTCTGTGGTTAGTTTAACTTTAGTTTTATTCGGACTTATTTTAGTTCCAATAAATACTGATGAGACTAATGAGGTATTTACATTTTTTGGAAACTTCCATCCTATAATTCTTCACTTACCAATTGGCGCCCTAATTGGTGTCTTTGTTTTAGAAATAGTTAACTTTATTAAACCACAGTTAAAATTGGATAATGCTAATAAAATATTGCTTTGGTTTAGTGCAATTAGCTTAATTCCGGCAGTAGTTTTTGGTTTTTTTCTAGCTTCCAGTGGTGGCTATAATGAAGATGTACTGTCTTTTCATAAATGGTTAGGTTGGGTTACTGCTTTACTATGCATTTGGCTATTGGTTTTTCGACTTTGGGCTTATACTAAATCTGATAAGCATATTAGAGCTTACCAAGGCATATTGTTTATAAATGTTATTCTACTCTCTTTTGCAGGACATTATGGGGGTACATTAACTCATGGATCCAATTACTTAACTAAAGACATGCCATCCAAACTAAAAGATTTTTTTGGCATAGAAAAAACAGAAGCTGAGTCTATACTTTCTTCAATTAAAGAATTAAAAGAAACAAATGGAGGTCATGAAATAAATGAAGCATTTGTATTTGCAGATACTATTCATCCTATAATGGATAAGAATTGTTTTGAATGTCACAATGCTAATAAACAGAAAGGCGATTTACGTCTTGACAATGTTGGTTGGGAAATGATAAGTGCAAAAAATGTAAAAAAATGGAAAAGCGTTTTTGAAGAAATAAAAGCAGGCAATATGCCTCCGGAGGAAGAGGAACCATTAACAGATAATGAACGACATAGTATTTTAAATTGGATTACGCGTTCATTAGATAGCGTGAAACCAGAATTAAAAAAGCAAATTGCCGAGATAGAAAAGCAGGAAGCCAAAGCTGAAGCGGAAAAGCAAGAATTAGCCCTAGCATTAAAAGAAAATATGCTGATGGCAGAACCAACAGAAGCATCTTTAAAATATGTTAATGAAATTCAACCCATACTAGATAAGTATTGTTATCAATGTCATGGACCAACAAAACAAAAAGGAAGTATGCGCCTTGATGTTTTAAATTGGGATATGGTACATGGTGGCGATGCCGAAAAATGGGATTCTGCACTAGATGAAATTAATGCGGGCAATATGCCTCCAAAGAAAAAAGCTCAGTTAACAGATGAGGAACGAAGAATGGTTGTCGATTGGATCACTAATTCTTTAGAGCATGCTGCAGATAAAAAAAGCGTAACGAACAAAAATGTTACAAGACGATTAACGAAATCTCAATATACTAACACACTAAATCAGTTATTAGAATTACCAATAAATTTCGGTAACGTATTACCAGATGATGGAAAATCTAAAATGGGATTTTCTAATAATGGGGATGTGCTTCAAATATCATCATTACATATTGATTATTACCAGAAAATTGCTCGTGAAGCTTTAGATAAAGCTATTGTTCATGGACCTAAACCAAAATCCAAAAAATATAAAATCACCTTTGGTAAAGGAATAGGTGAAGATAAGGTTGCTGCCGAATTTGGAGGCTATCAATCAGCTGCCATTAAACATGAAGATTTTAAGGTAGATCTTTATGATGACAAAGGCGTAAATTTTGATGTGACAGATACCATTAAAAAAAGGATCGGTGTAGATATGAGAGGTTCTGCAAGTGACCGATACGCTGTTGAAAATGATGGTATGATTTTATATTCTGCACTTCCTCACAAAGATGTACCACCTCGTTCCTGGCAAGGGCCATCACCTAATGTGAAAATGCTGATAAAGAATAATTATCCGAGATCAGGAAACTTTGTACTTAGAGTAGATGCTTCAAAGGGTTATGGGATATCTATGCGTGAAGGTTTAATAGATCTAAGAGAAAATAAACCAGCAAAAGTAACATCCGGTACTATTAATCTTTTGGCTATAAAGAGTGTAAATAAAACGAATTTAGTTCTTAAGGATAGTTTGCTAGTTCCCGTTAGAATTGACGCTATGACATCCTCGTACTCAGTAATTGAAATTCCAAACGATAGTTTTTATCAGGTAGATTTAGTTCACCCATATGTTTCCCAAGAAAATATGCCCTCTTTTCTTTTAAAAATAGGGGAATTTAATAAAATTGAAGAACGTTTACAATTACCAACAACATTAGAAAATGAAAAGGATATAGTAACACCGGTTACTCTGGCATATTTAAGAAAAGGTAAGTATAGAATTAAAGTTGGAGGCGATTTCTTTGTTGGCTATAAAAATATAAGGTTTACCCCATTACCTGAAGATAGTGAGATACCTAAAGCACTGAAATTAGAAATAGAAAAGAATCAAAGTCAATATAAAGATTTGATACCATCCATAAAGGCATTTGTTGCTACCAGAACAGATGATGGGATGGATTACAATACGTTTGATGTAAGCAAAGAGGTTGATTCTAAAGCTGGAGATTTTAAAACCTTCGAATTTATCGGGCAACTGGAAAACTTACCGGTTCCAGTTTACGATCCTATTGAGACCGAACCATTTTCAAATACCATGATAGTTGGTTTGTGGAACAACCATTTAGTTAAAAAGAGAGGTGAAAATGGACCAGCGCTATTGGTTAAGTCGATGGAGTTAGAAGCGCCTTATCATCCCATTTGGCCTCCAAAGAGCCACTCCACTATATTTTTCGATTCCCCTAACAAGAACAACTACCAGGTATATACTGCCGAAGTACTTAAGAAATTTATGGAAAAAGCTTTTAGGCGACCATTGGTAGAAGGAGAATTAGAACGTTATTTTAATTTTTGGAATAGTATCAAGGGTGATTTTAAAGTATATGAAGATAGTGTCAAAGAAGTACTAGTTGCCATTTTGTGTTCACCTAACTTTCTATATTTATTAGAATCTGAAAAATCCGCTCCTAAGATGTTTAACGAAGATTATTATCTGGCATCAAAAATGGCTTATTTTTTATGGAATTCACCACCAGACGAAAAATTGACCGAATTGGCTTCAATAGGTATGCTTAAGAATGAATTACCAGAACAAATCGGAAGGATGATCGAGAGTCCTAAAACTTTGAAAATGATTGAAGCTTTTGCATACGAGTGGCTGCGTGTAGACCGATTAAAAGGCATGAGTATCAATGTTAATTTATATCCGGATTTTACGCGTTTTGTTAAAGAAGACATGGCTCAAGAAACCTATAGCTTTATTCATTATATATTAAAGGAGAATAAGAGTATTTTAAATTTTATCGATTCGGATTTTGCTATGCTGAATCAAAATTTAGCAGAGTTTTATGGTATTGATGGCGTTATTGGAAATTATTTTCGTCCGGTCTCTATTCCAAAAGAAAAAAACAGAGGCGGTCTATTATCTCAAGGCGCATTTTTAACCGGACATTCAGATGGTGTGCATGCGCATCCCATAAAAAGAGCTGTATGGTTAAAAGAAAAAATTCTTGGTGACGCTCCTCCTCCACCGCCGCCTAATGTTCCTGAATTAGATCCTGAAACACCAGGTTTTGAAAACTTGACCTTAAAAGAACAATTAGAATTACACAGAAATAAAGTGTCTTGTATTGATTGCCATTTAAAAATAGACCCTTATGGTGTCGCTTTTGAAAATTATGACGCCGTTGGAAGGTTTCAAAAGAAGTACAAAGGAAATCCTATTGATTCAAAATCTAAATTACCAGATGGTACTGTAGTAGAAGGTATTAAAGGGATTAAAAACTATCTTTTAACTAAAAAGAAAGATGCTTTTACAAAATCGTTGGTAGAACACTTGTTCGCATATGCTTTGGGAAGAGATGTTAGTTTTTCAGACGATAAAGAATTAAACGCCATAGTTGAGAAAGTTAAAACTGATGGTTATAAGTTTAAAACTGTTTTAGAGGAAATTATTAAAAGTGATTCATTTTTAAAAAAAATAAATAACAAGGGTAATACTATAGCCAAAAACGAATAG
- a CDS encoding VCBS repeat-containing protein has translation MMYMYKNISYLILAFILLASCNKGRSLHPNELIGGFDQHFEDKTGIGFNNAIKENDSLNHFFMMQVYNGAGVAIGDINNDGLSDIYFCGNQVNDRLYLNKGNFEFKDITETSGIAKVPGWSTGVTMADINADGLLDIYISRSGPSMRLKDRQNLLYINKGNNTFVESSKKFGLADYGFSSQALFFDMDNDNDLDMFQVNQPPDPRLIERNGVSKKRKKYYTDRLYRNDNGRFRNISEEAGINKLAYGLSVSASDFNNDGYIDLYVANDYDTPDYLYFNNGDGTFKNVINKSLRHISRFSMGSDAGDINNDGWIDISTLDMASEDHYRSKTNMGSMSTEAFNKIVAQGEHYQYMHNTLQLNHGNGQFSDVGALAGVGKTDWSWATLIADLDNDGWKDIVVSNGIKRDIRNNDFTAQVIANLKQGNTDYLSMSKTAPSVPMSNYIFKNDKALGFKNTSKDWGFDKPGFSNGMAYGDLDNDGDLDIVTNNMGSSAFVYENKATGNYLKFKFEGPKKNKFGYGTKVVLKQDDITQTNENIVTKGYLSSVESGVFFGLGKDTDVKEIEIIWPDGKTQLLENVPANQTITLKYNDPEVELALNTDVKPIFKSIAASYIGINFIHKEAIYNDFEKQTLLPHKLSQNGPFITVGDINNDGIEDFFIGGASGQSGVLYTQNKNGTFIEGKSQPWQKDKDMEDLGGVFIDIDNDNDLDLYVCSGSNEFEVNSKLLEDRLYVNTGNGSFIKSNNHIPKIYESTETVKVMDIDGDGDKDLFVGGRLIPGRYPFPAKSYFLINENGYFKDKTNDIAPALNNCGLITDATFTDFDKDGDHDLILVGEWMPITVLENTKGKFNDITTKLGLDKSQGMWWSITSGDIDNDGDDDYIIGNLGKNTKYKATLEKPFKIYANDFDGNGTNDVILAKPYKNDYVPLRGRECTSQQMPYVANKFKDYHSFASSKLMDILPKDKLEGAAKYIINSFESILLLNNNDHFIQKTLPIEAQVSPIKSSIITDANNDGFQDVFVFGNHYPVEVETVRYDAAIGLLMLGNGTGNLKSVSALKSGINIPYDSRDAQMIQTQNNKSLLLVTNNNYKPILLINN, from the coding sequence ATGATGTATATGTATAAAAACATATCATATTTAATCTTGGCTTTTATATTATTAGCTTCTTGCAATAAAGGAAGAAGTTTACATCCAAATGAATTAATAGGTGGTTTTGATCAGCATTTCGAAGACAAAACAGGGATAGGTTTTAATAATGCCATTAAAGAAAATGATTCTTTAAATCATTTTTTTATGATGCAAGTTTATAATGGTGCAGGCGTGGCTATTGGTGATATAAATAATGATGGCCTATCTGATATTTATTTTTGTGGTAACCAAGTTAATGACAGGTTATATTTAAATAAAGGAAATTTTGAATTTAAAGATATCACAGAAACCTCTGGAATTGCTAAAGTTCCTGGCTGGTCTACTGGCGTCACTATGGCAGATATAAATGCAGACGGACTATTAGATATCTATATAAGTAGATCTGGACCTTCTATGCGTTTAAAAGATCGCCAAAACTTGTTATACATCAATAAGGGTAATAATACGTTTGTAGAATCCTCAAAAAAGTTTGGATTAGCAGATTATGGTTTTTCTTCACAAGCATTATTCTTTGACATGGATAATGATAATGATTTAGATATGTTTCAAGTTAATCAACCTCCAGACCCAAGATTAATTGAACGAAATGGTGTTTCTAAAAAACGAAAAAAATACTATACAGATAGACTTTATCGTAACGATAATGGGAGATTTAGAAATATTTCTGAAGAAGCAGGAATAAATAAATTAGCTTATGGATTAAGTGTTAGTGCTTCCGATTTTAATAACGATGGTTATATAGATTTATATGTAGCAAACGATTATGACACCCCAGATTATTTATATTTTAATAATGGAGATGGCACTTTTAAAAATGTTATAAATAAAAGTTTAAGGCATATTTCAAGATTTAGCATGGGGTCTGACGCTGGTGATATTAATAATGATGGGTGGATAGATATATCTACACTAGATATGGCTTCTGAAGATCATTACAGATCAAAAACGAATATGGGCTCTATGAGTACAGAAGCCTTTAATAAAATTGTAGCACAGGGAGAACACTATCAATATATGCACAATACACTTCAATTAAATCATGGTAATGGTCAATTTTCAGATGTTGGAGCATTAGCTGGCGTTGGAAAAACAGACTGGAGCTGGGCTACATTAATAGCCGATTTAGATAATGATGGTTGGAAAGATATTGTAGTTAGCAATGGTATTAAAAGAGATATACGAAATAACGATTTCACAGCGCAAGTCATTGCCAATTTAAAACAAGGAAATACAGATTACTTGAGTATGTCCAAAACGGCACCCTCTGTCCCCATGTCTAATTATATTTTTAAAAATGATAAAGCACTTGGTTTTAAAAATACTTCTAAAGATTGGGGCTTTGATAAACCAGGGTTTTCAAACGGAATGGCTTATGGTGATTTAGATAACGATGGTGATTTGGATATTGTAACCAATAACATGGGAAGTTCGGCATTTGTATATGAAAATAAAGCAACAGGGAATTATTTGAAATTTAAATTTGAAGGTCCTAAGAAAAACAAATTTGGGTATGGTACTAAAGTTGTTTTAAAGCAAGATGACATCACCCAAACCAATGAAAATATTGTAACTAAAGGCTACTTGTCTTCAGTAGAATCTGGAGTGTTTTTTGGGCTGGGAAAAGATACTGATGTTAAAGAAATTGAAATTATTTGGCCAGATGGAAAAACGCAACTACTGGAAAATGTTCCAGCAAATCAAACCATCACACTTAAGTATAACGATCCAGAAGTTGAATTAGCTCTGAATACAGATGTTAAGCCTATTTTTAAGTCTATAGCCGCATCTTATATTGGCATTAATTTTATTCATAAAGAGGCTATTTATAATGATTTTGAAAAACAAACATTACTCCCACATAAACTTTCTCAAAATGGTCCTTTTATTACTGTTGGAGATATTAATAATGATGGCATAGAAGATTTTTTCATAGGTGGTGCCTCAGGTCAGAGCGGAGTACTATATACCCAAAACAAAAACGGCACATTTATAGAAGGCAAATCTCAACCATGGCAAAAGGACAAAGACATGGAAGATTTGGGTGGCGTATTTATAGATATTGATAATGACAATGATTTAGATTTATATGTATGTAGTGGCAGTAATGAATTTGAAGTGAACTCAAAACTTTTAGAAGATAGATTATATGTCAATACAGGAAACGGGTCTTTTATTAAGAGTAACAACCACATACCTAAAATATATGAAAGTACAGAAACTGTAAAAGTTATGGATATTGATGGTGATGGAGATAAAGATCTATTTGTCGGCGGCAGATTAATTCCCGGAAGATATCCTTTTCCTGCTAAAAGTTATTTTTTAATTAATGAAAACGGATATTTTAAAGATAAAACCAATGATATAGCTCCTGCTTTAAATAATTGTGGATTAATTACTGATGCCACTTTTACCGATTTTGATAAAGATGGAGATCACGATTTAATTCTTGTTGGAGAGTGGATGCCAATTACTGTTTTAGAAAACACTAAAGGTAAATTTAATGATATAACAACAAAATTGGGCTTAGATAAATCGCAAGGCATGTGGTGGTCTATAACATCAGGCGATATAGATAATGATGGTGATGATGATTACATTATTGGGAATTTGGGTAAAAACACAAAGTATAAAGCGACTTTAGAAAAACCTTTTAAGATTTACGCAAATGATTTTGATGGAAATGGGACTAACGATGTTATTCTGGCAAAGCCCTATAAAAACGATTACGTACCATTAAGAGGGCGAGAATGTACAAGTCAGCAAATGCCTTACGTAGCAAATAAATTTAAAGATTACCATAGTTTTGCATCTTCAAAATTAATGGATATTCTACCAAAAGACAAGCTTGAAGGAGCTGCAAAATATATAATAAATAGTTTTGAAAGCATCTTATTACTAAATAATAATGACCATTTTATTCAAAAGACACTTCCAATCGAAGCTCAGGTTTCTCCAATTAAATCCTCAATTATTACGGATGCAAACAACGATGGATTTCAAGATGTATTCGTTTTTGGGAATCACTATCCTGTAGAAGTTGAAACAGTTAGATATGATGCAGCCATAGGATTATTAATGTTAGGAAATGGTACTGGGAATTTAAAATCTGTTTCCGCATTAAAAAGCGGGATTAATATTCCTTACGATAGTAGAGATGCACAAATGATACAAACTCAAAACAATAAAAGTTTATTACTTGTTACGAACAACAATTATAAACCTATTTTATTAATTAACAATTAG
- a CDS encoding DUF4998 domain-containing protein, which produces MKKYKFCFQVLVLILVANLNSCTEIDENYKGYLEEGATRYTTKADSIDVFAGHNRIQLSPYVTNAFSVNEFVVSWNDGADSQTFPFTKSGNGNIDNPALIISGLDEKTYAFVLYSRDDAGNESIKKNVFATAYGDTFIANLVARSAVSYNFDGIDGTINWLASDDLERGSEIKYTDNGGTEVVVVAPKGEATTILPNLDVNEAVSIRSFYVPTAYNEEKGFETSIDEFPSAWVSLSIPEELKTILGTITTTPIVEGIQVNWTNATNLSINIEVEYTVGGELTSKTINRSEDTDGIFLVRGLESGAQDVKISVFNQGGSGIAGTFSVDPSPILPFDTSAISIVSLPTDALGDAYGGSLTNLFDGGSAWYHTTGSGTDKLKHHFTMDLGSEVVLKKFRLWPRQDCCQDRNPSRFQLWGRVDLSGDHETTLESGDAGWDAEAESKGWVLILDESPDSSFQSSDPWDSYIPDHTAIRYLRFRFISAFGSNPNETALAEFEFWE; this is translated from the coding sequence ATGAAAAAATATAAATTTTGTTTTCAAGTCCTTGTATTAATTTTGGTTGCAAACCTTAATTCGTGTACAGAGATCGATGAAAATTATAAAGGCTACCTGGAAGAAGGTGCTACGCGTTACACAACTAAAGCCGATTCTATTGATGTTTTTGCTGGACATAACAGAATACAGTTATCGCCTTATGTTACCAATGCCTTTAGTGTAAATGAATTTGTTGTGTCTTGGAACGATGGAGCAGACAGCCAAACCTTTCCCTTTACCAAATCAGGAAATGGAAATATAGATAATCCAGCATTAATTATATCGGGACTAGATGAAAAAACCTATGCATTTGTCCTTTATTCTAGAGATGATGCTGGAAATGAATCCATTAAAAAGAATGTATTTGCAACGGCTTATGGCGATACTTTTATAGCAAACCTTGTAGCTAGATCTGCTGTGTCTTATAATTTTGATGGAATAGATGGTACTATTAATTGGTTAGCCAGTGATGATTTAGAAAGAGGCTCAGAAATCAAATACACAGATAATGGTGGAACTGAAGTCGTCGTCGTAGCACCCAAAGGAGAAGCGACAACCATACTCCCTAATCTTGATGTCAATGAAGCTGTTTCTATAAGATCATTTTATGTGCCTACAGCTTATAATGAAGAAAAGGGGTTTGAAACATCTATAGATGAATTTCCTAGTGCTTGGGTGTCTTTAAGTATTCCAGAAGAGTTAAAAACTATTTTGGGTACGATTACTACTACCCCCATAGTTGAAGGCATCCAAGTTAACTGGACAAATGCGACTAATTTGAGTATCAACATTGAAGTAGAATATACCGTTGGAGGCGAATTGACAAGTAAGACTATTAATCGTTCTGAAGATACCGATGGTATTTTCCTTGTAAGAGGACTTGAAAGCGGAGCGCAAGATGTTAAAATATCAGTATTTAACCAGGGAGGTAGTGGTATTGCTGGTACTTTTTCGGTAGACCCTAGCCCTATATTGCCTTTTGATACTAGTGCTATTAGTATTGTCTCATTACCAACAGATGCTTTAGGAGATGCCTATGGAGGATCTTTAACAAATCTATTTGATGGAGGTTCAGCCTGGTATCATACAACTGGAAGTGGTACTGACAAATTAAAACATCATTTCACCATGGATTTAGGGTCTGAAGTGGTTTTAAAGAAATTTAGACTTTGGCCAAGACAGGATTGTTGCCAAGACCGTAACCCAAGTAGGTTCCAATTATGGGGTAGAGTAGATTTAAGCGGAGACCATGAAACAACATTAGAATCTGGAGATGCCGGCTGGGATGCAGAAGCAGAAAGTAAAGGTTGGGTTTTAATTTTAGACGAAAGTCCGGACTCAAGCTTCCAGTCTTCGGATCCATGGGATTCATATATTCCAGATCATACAGCAATTAGATATTTAAGGTTTAGATTTATAAGTGCTTTTGGATCTAATCCTAATGAAACTGCATTAGCAGAATTTGAATTCTGGGAATAG